A window from Suncus etruscus isolate mSunEtr1 chromosome 18, mSunEtr1.pri.cur, whole genome shotgun sequence encodes these proteins:
- the LOC125995925 gene encoding olfactory receptor 14J1-like: MANLTRSGFILVVFSDEPELEILFASLFLVLYLLALTGNILIITTTSMDESLNSPMYFFLKHLSFLDLCYISVTVPRFIYNSFMQSGNISLWECIVQCFAFVVGGTTELAMLTMMSYDRYVAICLPLRYEIIMDVKTCVHGVAGAWISGTIAAVMHTTATFSIRFCEPLVIHQFFCDIPPILKLSCSNDYLGEVGVIAFAAMLSFLCVIFIGFSYMHIFSSVLRMPSAEGRAKAFSTCLPHLAVVILFMSTASFEYFKPHSDSPTALDMFLTLMYTVVPPTFNPVIYSLRNKAIKSALRKMFHRRNEVLTYSCQLGHKFNI, from the coding sequence ATGGCTAATCTCACCAGGAGTGGGTTTATTCTCGTGGTATTTTCTGACGAGCCTGAACTAGAAATCTTATTTGCATCCTTGTTCTTAGTCCTCTATTTGTTGGCTTTAACTGGCAACATCCTCATCATCACCACCACGTCCATGGATGAGAGCCTCAActcccccatgtacttcttcctgaaGCATCTCTCCTTCTTGGATCTCTGCTATATTTCTGTGACTGTACCGAGATTCATTTACAACTCTTTCATGCAGAGTGGCAATATTTCCCTCTGGGAATGCATAGTGCagtgttttgcttttgttgtcgGTGGTACTACTGAACTAGCCATGCTCACAATGATGTCCTATGAtcgctatgtggccatctgcCTTCCACTGCGCTATGAAATCATCATGGATGTCAAAACATGTGTCCATGGAGTAGCTGGAGCTTGGATCAGTGGGACTATTGCTGCAGTCATGCACACAACAGCTACTTTCTCCATCCGTTTCTGTGAACCCCTGGTCATTCACCAGTTCTTCTGTGATATTCCTCCAATCTTGAAACTATCCTGCTCCAATGACTATCTTGGTGAGGTTGGAGTCATTGCCTTTGCAGCCATGTTGTCATTTCTTTGTGTCATCTTTATTGGATTCTCCTACATGCACATATTTTCTTCTGTGCTGAGGATGCCATCTGCAGAGGGCAGAGCCAAGGCCTTTTCCACCTGCCTCCCCCACCTTGCTGTTGTCATATTGTTTATGTCTACAGCTTCCTTTGAGTATTTTAAGCCTCATTCTGACTCTCCAACTGCTTTGGACATGTTTCTTACTCTGATGTATACAGTAGTTCCCCCAACCTTCAATCCAGTGATCTATAGCTTGAGAAATAAAGCCATCAAGTCAGCTCTAAGAAAAATGTTTCATAGAAGAAACGAAGTACTAACTTATTCATGTCAATTGGGACACAAGTTCAATATCtaa